CAGATAAAGTAGTCAGGATATCACCTGGACGAAATGAAGTATGACTTATCATATTTTCACAAATAGCAAGTATTCCGATAATATTTAATGGTAAATCTAGTTCTATGGCTATACGCATAATTGCATATACTACGGCAGCTCCGCACATATCATATTTCATTTCGTCCATTTTATTTGATTCTTTGATAGAAATTCCACCAGAATCAAAGGTCAAACCTTTTCCTATAAGTACAATGGGAGGAACATTAGCCCCTTCAGGATGCCCTCTGTATTTAATTATAGGCATTGTGGGAGCATAATTAGACCCTTTTCCTACCGCTAAATAAGCATTCATACCTAATTTTTTCATTTCTAAAGCATTGATTATATTTATTGTGACGTTATCACAATTAGATAATTCATTTACTTGATTTACAAAGTAATCAGGAGTACAAAAATTAGGAGGCATATTTCCTAGGTCTTTAGCTATTTTTATTCCATGAACGATAGATAATCCATCTCTAATAGATTTTTTACAACATCCTAATTCATTTTCATTAGGTATATGTAATATTATTTCATTTAGTGATTTATTCAGTGTAGTTTTTTTGCTATTTTTAAATTTATTAAAAACATACAACTCTTCATTAACGATTTCCATGGTTTGTCTTATTTTCCAATAATTATCGTATCCTTTTATATTTAATTCACTTAAAAAAAGTAATATTTTAATTATAGGTATCTCTTTACATAAGATTGTTATTTTTCGAATTAATTTTCTATAACAATTTTCATCAAAATCAGATTTTTTACCGCACCCAACTAATAAAATTTGTCTATTATGTAAATGAGGAACATCGTATAATAAGAGCGTTTGTGCGACTTTTCCGTGTAACGCGCCACGACGCAACAATGAACTGATGTATCCTTTGCTTACGTCATCAATTTTTTTTGTTGAAGGAAATAAATTTAATTCTTCAAATGTACCAGTAATTATGCAACTATCAGGATATAATTCTTGATGCCCGCTAGTAACGCTAAATTTTATCATAATATTTCCTGTATATAAATATGTCAAATGACATACTCAAAAAATAAATCAGTCACAATATTTACAATTTTTATATTTTATATAAAACATTGAAATACATCAGGGTGAGATTGTGTTGTGTTTATAACGTAATGAATAATTTTCTTACATTATAAAAAACGAATATGTATCATTTTTTAATACCACAATCTGTTATTATTACGATACTTATTTTTTATTTAAAAACAAGTTTTTTAGGTAAAATAATGATATTTACCAAATATATATTGAAAGAAATATTTAGAAATCAGTTAATCATTCTAACATTATTATTTTTAGTGTGTTTTTGTCAAAAATTGATCAAAATGTTGAGTTTGGTGATAGATAGTGGTATTTCAATATATTTGATTTTTCTATGTCTTGGATTAAATATGCCAGAATCAGGAAAATTACTTATTCCCTTTAGCGTATTTTTGAGCGTTTTAGTAACGTTTTATCGATTACATGCTCATAATGAAATTATAGCTATGTATTCTTGTGCCGTAGATAAATACATTTTTATAAGAAGTATATTTTTTTTTAGTGGGATCGTTGCTACATGCACTATGATTAATATCTCGTGGTTATCTCCTTATTGTTCAAGTTATCAAAGTAAATTACTGTATAAAATTAAGGAAAACATTAATTTAGTTATTTTGTCAGAAAAAAAATTTCAACCATTGGCTACTAAATATTTAATTTTATTTTCGGATAGCATTCAGGGAAATAAATTAAAAAATGTGTTTTTGTCAAAAACAAATCCAGATAAAGATAACAGTATGTTTATAATTATTACTTCAGATCAAGGCAGTGTTTGTAGAAATCCTGATGGCTCCCGATTAATTATTTTAAAAAAAGGTACATATTATGAAATTTATAATAAATGTGAGTTGTGCCAGGATGTGCTTATTACTGATTTTTCTCAGTATCAAATGTTAATCAATAGTACTATTAAAACATTTTATGAAAAAAATGAATCTGTTGATCATATGTTTATGCATCAGTTATGGCGTTCTAATAAATCAGAGATGCGTGCAGAGTTACATTGGCGTTTAACTTTATTAGTATCTATTTTTCTTATGCCAATGATCACAACGTTATTAATTACTGTTGTTTCGTATAATTATTTAATAAATTTATTGGTAACTGTTTTTTTATATATAATTTTTTTTATTTTTCATATTTTATTACGTTCCTGTGTTCTTTTAGATAACATAAATCCTATAGTATGGATGTGGGTTATTAATAGTATTTATCTATCGATAGTTTTATTGCTTAATTCATGGGATACTTCTTATATAAAAAAATTAGTTTTAATAATGTGTTATCGTTATCATATAAAAACATAGTGTATATGTACAACATTTTAAATTATTACATTGTAAAAACGGTAATATCAAGTACAACAACGGTTTTTTTAGTGTTATTATCTTTATCTAGTGTAATTAAATTAATTGATGAATTGCGTAAGATAGGAGAAGGAAATCATTCTTTTTTT
This genomic interval from Candidatus Blochmanniella pennsylvanica str. BPEN contains the following:
- a CDS encoding leucyl aminopeptidase, encoding MIKFSVTSGHQELYPDSCIITGTFEELNLFPSTKKIDDVSKGYISSLLRRGALHGKVAQTLLLYDVPHLHNRQILLVGCGKKSDFDENCYRKLIRKITILCKEIPIIKILLFLSELNIKGYDNYWKIRQTMEIVNEELYVFNKFKNSKKTTLNKSLNEIILHIPNENELGCCKKSIRDGLSIVHGIKIAKDLGNMPPNFCTPDYFVNQVNELSNCDNVTINIINALEMKKLGMNAYLAVGKGSNYAPTMPIIKYRGHPEGANVPPIVLIGKGLTFDSGGISIKESNKMDEMKYDMCGAAVVYAIMRIAIELDLPLNIIGILAICENMISHTSFRPGDILTTLSGKTVEVLNTDAEGRLVLCDALTYAERYKPDVVIDIATLTGACVIALGHHFSGLMSNNKNLADELILAGQQSKDYVWKLPLDEVFQKQLKSTCADMTNVGGRPGGAITAGCFLHQFAYKYRWAHLDIAGTAWISDYCDKSATGRPVALLSQYLINRSSHKI
- the lptF gene encoding LPS export ABC transporter permease LptF, with translation MIFTKYILKEIFRNQLIILTLLFLVCFCQKLIKMLSLVIDSGISIYLIFLCLGLNMPESGKLLIPFSVFLSVLVTFYRLHAHNEIIAMYSCAVDKYIFIRSIFFFSGIVATCTMINISWLSPYCSSYQSKLLYKIKENINLVILSEKKFQPLATKYLILFSDSIQGNKLKNVFLSKTNPDKDNSMFIIITSDQGSVCRNPDGSRLIILKKGTYYEIYNKCELCQDVLITDFSQYQMLINSTIKTFYEKNESVDHMFMHQLWRSNKSEMRAELHWRLTLLVSIFLMPMITTLLITVVSYNYLINLLVTVFLYIIFFIFHILLRSCVLLDNINPIVWMWVINSIYLSIVLLLNSWDTSYIKKLVLIMCYRYHIKT